In the Natrinema sp. CBA1119 genome, CGAAACAAGCCGATTTGAGCTCAAAACCAATGCCACTCAGCGATAACGCCGACAGCACGAGGAATCAATGAATTGGGAATGGACCTCCGAACTGGTAGCCCCTGAATTGGCCCTAAATGGCCGCTAACAGCATATTACGGCGGAGCGTCTGTGATCAAAAACACCAAACTCGATATTATAACAATAATAGTATCTTATCAGAGAAGTGTCGATATTCTATTATAGAAGTTGATCGGATCTCCTCAGGATCGATCGGTCGTTGCGGTCGCCCACTGTAACTTACAGCACTATGTCTGTAATCGGAATATCGCCGGCACCGGGTAGCGATCGATGGTTCGACTGGAAACCGCGTTCTCAACCGGTTATGAGCCGTCTGATGGCCATCGTTCGTCCGGACACGTTCTCGTTTCAACGAACTCTCCAGAAGTTATGTGATAACGACAAAAATGGGTAGATGCGGGGTTTCGACCGAAACAATCACCCACGCGTACGAATAGTTCCCGTACCGTTTTCAGGCGATGCCCTCATCGGTCAGGGAATCGGCGTTCGCGGTCGTTCATTTGTGTCTGCTGGAGTACTACACCGATCCCAACGTCGAGAAACATGCGTAGGGTAGTTCGGTATCGGCGAACGGTTTTCTTGAACGGATCGACGGCGGAATCGATCAGTCGGCCCGTTCTCGAGCCGTCCGCCGGCGGTGCGGTCGAAACCCTCTCCTCGGCCGCGACGACCATACGTCGTCGCGGCCGGATTCCCGCGGTCGTCACACGTTGCCATCGGTCATTTTTTATCAGATCGCGATATAGAACCGGTATGCGCGACTGGATCGATACCTACGAGGAGCGAGCGTGGCAGACGACAGAAAGCGGGACCGTCAGATACGCTCTGATCGGCCTAGGGTGGTGGACCATCGACGTCGCACTGCCGGCGATCGAATCGTCCGATCTGGGCGAGGTGTCGGTACTCGTCAGCGGCTCGACCGACAAGGCGACGCGACTCGCCGACGAGAACGACGTCGCGAGCGGAATCAGCTACGACGAGTTCCACGACGGTGCGGCCGTCGACGAGTACGACGCCGTCTACGTGGGAACGCCGAATGCCTTCCACCTCGAGTACGCCGAGACCGCGGCCGAACTGGACAAGGCGGTCCTCTGTGAAAAGCCGATGGAGGCGACCGTCGAGCGCGCCGAGGCGATGGTGGAGACCTGTGACGCCGCGGACGTGCCGTTGATGATCGCTTATCGTATGCAGACCGATCCGGCAGTGCAACGGGCCCGCGAGTTGATCGCCGACGGCTTCCTCGGGGAGCCAGTGTCCGTCTACGGTCACAACACCCAGTCGCTGCTCGAGATGATTCCCGACCCCGACCAATGGCGGCTCGACGCCGACCTGAGCGGGTACGGTACCTCGGTGATGGACCTGGGAATCTATTCGATCAACACGACTCGATTCCTGCTCCGACGCGACCCCGTCAGCGTGCAGGCCGAGATGGTCTCGAGCCACGAGGCATTCGCCGACGTCCCGGACGAGCGGTCTTCGTCGCTGCTGATCTTTGAAGACGACGTGCAGATGATCTCGACCTCGAGCCAGCACGCCCACGAAGACACGCACCTCAAGATCACGGGAACCGAGGGACGAATCGAGCTCCGGCCGGCGTTCCACGGGGAGTGCTCGCTGCACCTCTCGCGCGGCGACGTGTCGGTCACGGTCGAGCACGGAAGCTTCGACGCGGAGCGCGAGATGGAAGAGGAGTTCGACTACTTCGCGGACCGCCTCCTCGGCGACGGCGACCTCTATCCGGACGGTCGACACGGCTTGCAGGACATGCGTATCATCGAAGCGCTCCACGACTCCGCGGAACGAGGTGAACCGGTCGCGCTCGAGTAGACTGACGACGGGAACCAGTCCGCCGATCAGGACTCGTCGACTTGTGCGTCGACCGTCGCCACGGCCGCGAGGTTCACGATGTCGCATGGACCTTTTTCCACTCGGGTTCGTTCGCTTCGGCGCGGTTCTCACTCACTCCGTTCGATTCGAACCGCCCATCGCTCCTTCACCGCTCGTGCAAAAATCTCCACCAAAAAACCGCTCACTCCCCGTGGTCGCTCGCGGAAGCTACTCCTCCTGCGCGTCGACCGACGCCACGGCCGCGAGGTTCACGATATCCTTGACCTCGTCGCCCCGCTGAAGGACGTGAACCGGCTCGTCCATGCCGACCAGCATCGGTCCGATGGCGTCGGCCCCGCCGAGTCGCTGAAGCAGCTTGTAGCCGATGTTACCGGCCTCAAGGTTCGGGAAGACCAGCACGTTCGCCGGTTTCTCGAGGTCGCTGAACTCGTAGGTTCCGGTCAACATCTCCTCGACGACGGCGGTGTCGGCCTGCATCTCCCCGTCGACGGGGAAGTCGACAGCGGGATCGGCACGGAGCCGACGGGCCGCTTCGCGAGGTTTCCGCGTCCCGTCGTTGTCGACGCTGCCGAAGTCCGAGTACGAGAGCAAGGCGGCGCGGGGCTCGACGTCGAACCGGCGAGCGAGCGCTGCGGTGTGGCGAGTGACTTCCTCGAGGACGTCCTCGTCGGGGGCCTGATTAACTGTCGCGTCGGCCACGAAGACGACGCGATTCTTGAACGTGAGCAGGTAGACCCCGGCCGCGTAGTCGGCGTCGTCGGCCGTGCCGATCACCTGCAGGGGCGGCCGGAGCGCCGACGGATAGTGGTTCGTCAGCCCCGTCAGCATCGCGTCGGCGTCGCCGCGGTCGACCATAACGCTCCCGAAGTAGTTGGTGTCGTCGCGGATCATCGACGCTGCCTCGCGGCGAGTGACGCCGTTGCGCTTCCGTCGCTCGTAGAGGTGTTCGATGTACGCCTCGTACTCGCCGCTCTCGGGGTCGACGACGTCCGGTTCGAACTCGAGACCGAGGGTCGCGACCGTGCTTCGAACCTCGTCCTCGTCGCCGATCAGAACCGGCTCAGCGATGCCTCGCTCGACGATCTGGGAGGCCGCCCGAACGATCGTCTCGTCGGTCCCCTCGGCCAGCGCGATACGCTTCGGATCGGATTTCGCCTTGTTGAGTACCACCCGCATCATTTCACGGGACTTGCCGAGCCGCGCCTCGAGCGCTTCGACGTACTCGTCGACGTCGAGGTCGACACGGGCCGCGCCGGAATCGATCGCCGCGCGTGCGACTGCTGGAGCGACCTCGAAGAGGACGCGTGCGTCCAGCGGCTTCGGAATGATGTAGTCCGGGCCGAACTGCAGCGGTTGGTCGCCGTAGGCCTTCACCACTGAGTCCGGCACGTCCTGTTTGGCCAGCTCGGCCAGCGCCGACGCCGCCGCGACCTTCATCTCCTCGTTGATCTCGGTGGCGCGGACGTCCAGCGCGCCGCGGAAGATGAAGGGAAAGCCGAGGACGTTGTTGACCTGATTCGGGTAGTCCGAGCGTCCAGTCGCCATGATTACCGTATCGTCGCGGGCGTCTTTGGCGTCCTCGTAGCCGATCTCCGGATCGGGGTTAGCCATCGCGAAGATGATCGGGTCGTCGGCCATCGATCGGACCATCTCCTGACTGACGATGTCGCCGGCCGACAGGCCGACGAAGACGTCCGCGCCCGCTATCGCCTCCGCGATACCGCCTTCGGGAACGTCGCTGGCGAACTCCCGGTTGTACGCGTTCAGGTCGCCGGAATCAGCCCGTTCAGTGGTCAGAATCCCGTCGATATCGCACATCGTGATGTTCTCCCGTTTGACGCCCAGCGAGACGTAGAACTTGGCCGTCGCGACCGCGGCCGCACCCGCGCCAGAGAACGTGACCTCGAGCGACTCGAGGTCCTTGCCGGAGATTTCGACCGCGTTGAGCAGCGCGGCCCCGCTGATGATCGCGGTGCCGTGCTGGTCGTCGTGAAAGACAGGGATCGACAGCCGGTCTCGGAGGCGTTCCTCGATTTCGAAGCAGTGGGGAGCCGCAATGTCCTCGAGATTGATGCCGCCGAACGTCGGCTCCATCGCGGCGACCGATTCGACGAACGCGTCCGGTTCGTCGAGGTCGAGTTCGATGTCGAACACGTCGATGTCGGC is a window encoding:
- a CDS encoding NADP-dependent malic enzyme; this translates as MDEDALEYHRADPPGKIEISTTKPTNTQRDLSLAYSPGVAAPCREIAADADDAYQYTTKGNLVGVVSNGSAVLGLGDIGAQASKPVMEGKGVLFKRFADIDVFDIELDLDEPDAFVESVAAMEPTFGGINLEDIAAPHCFEIEERLRDRLSIPVFHDDQHGTAIISGAALLNAVEISGKDLESLEVTFSGAGAAAVATAKFYVSLGVKRENITMCDIDGILTTERADSGDLNAYNREFASDVPEGGIAEAIAGADVFVGLSAGDIVSQEMVRSMADDPIIFAMANPDPEIGYEDAKDARDDTVIMATGRSDYPNQVNNVLGFPFIFRGALDVRATEINEEMKVAAASALAELAKQDVPDSVVKAYGDQPLQFGPDYIIPKPLDARVLFEVAPAVARAAIDSGAARVDLDVDEYVEALEARLGKSREMMRVVLNKAKSDPKRIALAEGTDETIVRAASQIVERGIAEPVLIGDEDEVRSTVATLGLEFEPDVVDPESGEYEAYIEHLYERRKRNGVTRREAASMIRDDTNYFGSVMVDRGDADAMLTGLTNHYPSALRPPLQVIGTADDADYAAGVYLLTFKNRVVFVADATVNQAPDEDVLEEVTRHTAALARRFDVEPRAALLSYSDFGSVDNDGTRKPREAARRLRADPAVDFPVDGEMQADTAVVEEMLTGTYEFSDLEKPANVLVFPNLEAGNIGYKLLQRLGGADAIGPMLVGMDEPVHVLQRGDEVKDIVNLAAVASVDAQEE
- the gfo6 gene encoding D-xylose 1-dehydrogenase Gfo6, which encodes MRDWIDTYEERAWQTTESGTVRYALIGLGWWTIDVALPAIESSDLGEVSVLVSGSTDKATRLADENDVASGISYDEFHDGAAVDEYDAVYVGTPNAFHLEYAETAAELDKAVLCEKPMEATVERAEAMVETCDAADVPLMIAYRMQTDPAVQRARELIADGFLGEPVSVYGHNTQSLLEMIPDPDQWRLDADLSGYGTSVMDLGIYSINTTRFLLRRDPVSVQAEMVSSHEAFADVPDERSSSLLIFEDDVQMISTSSQHAHEDTHLKITGTEGRIELRPAFHGECSLHLSRGDVSVTVEHGSFDAEREMEEEFDYFADRLLGDGDLYPDGRHGLQDMRIIEALHDSAERGEPVALE